Proteins from one Podospora pseudocomata strain CBS 415.72m chromosome 4, whole genome shotgun sequence genomic window:
- a CDS encoding hypothetical protein (EggNog:ENOG503PZQY): MSNGDCWAADLTLWCHACQGSHPWFLFSLSQRQESKFRRICIRAQGAVRMCAHKVIRWADLVGHATERGRTSIHLHGILCSSCANSTYTTAAYAPFVFRPLTNGQMQLIDPRPVSVHIGWTYLAFDLNTSVPVSRQYLRGCLLLQNQAASGNRLCSHVTFPDGQLLLPFEHNQCACFDPPESPSQPRETWQPLSHGCLHSRDSMELCCRCRSIKEPHRRGHFVPYEKDWSAIFTSQTKMSCHSYQCSECDAQYCWIQEGDSGRIHLKCLRRIFTPLEQRLAPTSRALGNGSEVWTQTPGGSRQTMN, translated from the exons ATGTCCAATGGCGACTGCTGGGCAGCAGACCTT ACACTGTGGTGCCACGCCTGCCAAGGAAGCCACCCCTGGTTCCTGTTCTCATTAAGCCAACGCCAGGAGTCAAAGTTTCGTCGCATCTGTATTAGGGCCCAGGGTGCTGTGAGAATGTGTGCCCACAAAGTGATCAGGTGGGCAGACCTCGTTGGACACGCAACTGAGAGGGGAAGGACGTCAATTCACTTACATGGCATCCTTTGCTCTTCCTGTGCGAACTCCACATATACCACGGCTGCATACGCTCCATTCGTCTTTCGGCCTTTAACCAACGGCCAAATGCAACTCATCGATCCTCGTCCTGTATCGGTTCACATTGGTTGGACCTACTTGGCCTTcgacctcaacacctcaGTCCCAGTTTCGAGACAGTATCTCCGCGGCTGTTTACTTCTCCAAAACCAGGCTGCGTCTGGAAATAGACTCTGTTCCCATGTCACATTTCCGGACGGCCAATTACTGTTGCCGTTCGAGCACAATCAGTGCGCATGCTTCGACCCTCCCGAAAGCCCTTCGCAACCCCGGGAAACTTGGCAGCCCCTCAGTCATGGCTGTCTTCATAGCCGGGACTCGATGGAGCTGTGCTGCCGCTGTCGTTCGATCAAAGAGCCTCATCGTCGTGGGCACTTTGTACCTTATGAAAAGGATTGGTCGGCGATCTTCACATCTCAGACAAAGATGTCTTGCCACTCATATCAGTGCTCCGAGTGCGACGCACAGTACTGTTGGATCCAGGAAGGTGATTCCGGTCGTATCCATCTCAAGTGTCTGAGAAGAATCTTCACACCCTTGGAACAAAGGCTGGCGCCTACCTCTAGGGCTCTAGGGAATGGCTCCGAAGTTTGGACCCAGACACCTGGGGGATCACGGCAGACCATGAACTGA
- a CDS encoding hypothetical protein (EggNog:ENOG503P42Z; COG:S) yields the protein MHHEGPVSTMPMTFVLSTSTPLFWASWQPQNTGDYAATCIFLVVLAAWTHVLMAIRHTLERASWGRKSSYPAYHRHKVGGDEETDEHIHGSGSSNAKPTLAQPVKPVSGARIILMGLRSYWLNTPLPLRLARAGFDMAIAGHAYLVMLAVMTMNVGYFLAVLIGVFAGTFLFTAAKDNNGGHQDEDEC from the exons ATGCATCACGAGGGTCCCGTGTCAACGATGCCTATGACGTTCGTTCTGTCGACATCAACGCCACTGTTTTGGGCCTCGTGGCAACCTCAAAACACAGGCGACTACGCGGCAACGTGCATCTTTCTCGTGGTTCTTGCTGCGTGGACACATGTGTTGATGGCTATCCGGCACACTCTTGAGCGCGCaagctgggggaggaagtCGTCGTACCCAGCATACCACCGACACAAAGttggcggcgacgaggagacTGACGAGCACATACATGGCTCCGGCTCCAGCAATGCAAAACCAACACTTGCACAGCCTGTCAAACCTGTCAGCGGTGCCCGGATAATCCTAATGGGTTTGCGAAGCTATTGGCTCAACACACCACTCCCACTGAGACTCGCGAGGGCAGGCTTCGATATGGCCATAGCAGGTCATGCATATCTCGT AATGTTGGCTGTGATGACGATGAACGTCGGATACTTCCTTGCCGTATTGATAGGTGTATTTGCTGGGACCTTCCTGTTCACCGCTGCCAAGGATAACAACGGCGGAcaccaagatgaagatgaatGTTAA